A window from Oncorhynchus mykiss isolate Arlee chromosome 9, USDA_OmykA_1.1, whole genome shotgun sequence encodes these proteins:
- the LOC110532114 gene encoding uncharacterized protein LOC110532114 isoform X1: MRCKSLDFIFDYFQQIPTMELEEITFSGWTAIEEKNLHAGEKPKDEKVYTMYHGTFLKYVQHIITSGFQRSRDGMLGSGVYVSRNIDKAKCYPLNADKKEAVVLKLKVRVGKVKKIDIDNHPLQKSWHQNGYDSCWVPPNCGFTAIKSGREEDCVWDPARIVVVDVACCLDDKTRWDLRKQIRGMNNHGAKDGCSQCHQNTSNTGSHPIQSCWTCTKQICPFQKKHVCNK; this comes from the exons ATGCGTTGCAAAAGCCTCGACTTTATATTTGACTACTTTCAACAG ATACCGACTATGGAACTAGAAGAGATCACTTTTTCTGGCTGGACTGCAATTGAGGAGAAGAATCTCCATGCAGGCGAGAAGCCAAAAGACGAGAAAGTTTACACCATGTACCATGGCACGTTTCTCAAGTATGTCCAGCATATTATCACCAGTGGGTTCCAACGCTCCAGGGATGGAATGTTGGGATCGGGGGTCTACGTGAGCCGTAATATCGACAAAGCAAAGTGTTACCCGCTGAATGCTGACAAGAAGGAAGCGGTAGTGTTGAAGTTAAAGGTGCGGGTTGGCAAGGTGAAGAAGATCGACATTGATAACCATCCGCTTCAGAAGTCATGGCACCAGAATGGTTACGACAGTTGCTGGGTGCCACCAAACTGTGGCTTTACCGCTATTAAATCTGGCCGTGAAGAGGATTGCGTCTGGGATCCCGCCCGGATTGTGGTGGTGGATGTGGCCTGCTGTCTGGACGATAAAACGCGCTGGGACCTCCGAAAGCAAATACGCGGCATGAATAACCATGGCGCAAAAGACGGGTGCAGCCAGTGCCACCAGAATACCTCAAACACTGGGTCTCACCCTATCCAAAGCTGTTGGACATGCACCAAACAGATTTGCCCCTTTCAGAAGAAGCATGTGTGCAACAAGTAA
- the LOC110532114 gene encoding mitochondrial import inner membrane translocase subunit Tim8 A isoform X3 → MAFDQSSASASENAEASELQMMIAVEQQKAQFEAQVHTFTDVCWDKCMDKPSSKLDSRTDTCLASCVERFIDATLTITNRFTHMAQKGGMH, encoded by the exons ATGGCTTTTGACCAGTCCTCTGCCAGTGCGTCTGAAAATGCTGAGGCCTCGGAACTTCAGATGATGATAGCAGTCGAGCAACAGAAAGCTCAGTTTGAAGCACAG GTGCACACCTTCACCGACGTGTGCTGGGACAAATGCATGGATAAGCCGAGCAGCAAGCTGGACTCCCGGACCGACACGTGCCTGGCTAGCTGTGTGGAGCGCTTCATTGACGCCACCCTCACCATCACAAACCGCTTTACTCATATGGCGCAGAAAGGGGGCATGCATTGA
- the LOC110532114 gene encoding uncharacterized protein LOC110532114 isoform X2, giving the protein MELEEITFSGWTAIEEKNLHAGEKPKDEKVYTMYHGTFLKYVQHIITSGFQRSRDGMLGSGVYVSRNIDKAKCYPLNADKKEAVVLKLKVRVGKVKKIDIDNHPLQKSWHQNGYDSCWVPPNCGFTAIKSGREEDCVWDPARIVVVDVACCLDDKTRWDLRKQIRGMNNHGAKDGCSQCHQNTSNTGSHPIQSCWTCTKQICPFQKKHVCNK; this is encoded by the coding sequence ATGGAACTAGAAGAGATCACTTTTTCTGGCTGGACTGCAATTGAGGAGAAGAATCTCCATGCAGGCGAGAAGCCAAAAGACGAGAAAGTTTACACCATGTACCATGGCACGTTTCTCAAGTATGTCCAGCATATTATCACCAGTGGGTTCCAACGCTCCAGGGATGGAATGTTGGGATCGGGGGTCTACGTGAGCCGTAATATCGACAAAGCAAAGTGTTACCCGCTGAATGCTGACAAGAAGGAAGCGGTAGTGTTGAAGTTAAAGGTGCGGGTTGGCAAGGTGAAGAAGATCGACATTGATAACCATCCGCTTCAGAAGTCATGGCACCAGAATGGTTACGACAGTTGCTGGGTGCCACCAAACTGTGGCTTTACCGCTATTAAATCTGGCCGTGAAGAGGATTGCGTCTGGGATCCCGCCCGGATTGTGGTGGTGGATGTGGCCTGCTGTCTGGACGATAAAACGCGCTGGGACCTCCGAAAGCAAATACGCGGCATGAATAACCATGGCGCAAAAGACGGGTGCAGCCAGTGCCACCAGAATACCTCAAACACTGGGTCTCACCCTATCCAAAGCTGTTGGACATGCACCAAACAGATTTGCCCCTTTCAGAAGAAGCATGTGTGCAACAAGTAA